The following proteins come from a genomic window of Heyndrickxia acidicola:
- a CDS encoding DUF5946 family protein, whose amino-acid sequence MADNHTIKEAGKCMECGASEVDGLSCYEMFQFLLVWEHNDPALYQLHFWLVSCYMIQHPSNFTKDGYQHLLHLFTGAYDHNWETDYILRKNREGILKRGKITNPLPNHKRKRIPRSWSMTIEDVYRGGEKNAITSIQKGRETIRRELS is encoded by the coding sequence ATGGCTGACAATCATACAATCAAAGAAGCAGGTAAATGTATGGAATGTGGAGCAAGTGAAGTAGATGGACTATCCTGTTACGAGATGTTTCAATTTCTGCTGGTTTGGGAGCATAACGACCCAGCATTATATCAGTTGCATTTTTGGCTTGTTTCTTGTTATATGATTCAACACCCATCTAATTTCACGAAGGATGGATATCAGCATTTACTACACTTATTCACTGGAGCATATGATCATAATTGGGAGACTGACTATATTCTTAGGAAAAACAGGGAAGGCATTTTAAAACGAGGAAAAATCACCAATCCGCTGCCCAACCACAAAAGAAAACGTATACCTAGGAGCTGGTCCATGACTATAGAAGATGTATACCGCGGCGGTGAGAAAAATGCCATTACTAGTATTCAGAAGGGGAGAGAAACAATTAGAAGGGAATTAAGTTAA